One Oncorhynchus kisutch isolate 150728-3 linkage group LG11, Okis_V2, whole genome shotgun sequence genomic region harbors:
- the LOC109898983 gene encoding organic solute transporter subunit alpha-like has product MDGNRTIDPSCSEKPPVAIDILLQLDIFGIILYSVLTFMAAVSMLVYIEECWYIYRKVPSNKKSAIIWVNGAAPVIGTMSCLGMWIPRATMFTDMTSACYFAIVVFKFLVLMIEEVGGDEAFLRRAGRNKLKISTGPCCCCCLCLPRVNITRRSLFLLKLGSFQFALMKVVFTILSVILWTNGNFDVTDTAVTGASIWISLGVGVLTIIALWPVAIMFMHLRTTLRSLKIIPKYAMYQLVLVLSQLQSAIINILAMMGTIACTPPYSSQARGYLMSQQLLILEMFIITLVTRLLYRRQYEPLPDDEHDDDHTKIGLSAERTLA; this is encoded by the exons ATGGACGGGAACCGAACCATCGACCCAAGCTGCAGTGAAAAACCTCCCGTGGCCATCGACATCCTTCTCC AGTTGGACATCTTTGGTATCATCCTGTACTCAGTGCTGACCTTCATGGCAGCGGTGTCCATGCTGGTCTACATAGAGGAGTGTTGGTACATCTATCGGAAGGTTCCCTCCAACAAGAAGAGCGCCATCATCTGGGTCAATGGGGCAGCGCCG GTGATTGGCACCATGTCCTGTCTGGGGATGTGGATTCCCCGAGCCACCATGTTTACTGACATGACCTCCGCCTG CTACTTTGCGATCGTAGTGTTTAAGTTCCTGGTGTTAATGATCGAGGAGGTGGGGGGTGACGAGGCGTTTCTACGGCGAGCAGGGAGGAACAAATTGAAGATCAGTACTGGtccctgttgctgctgctgcctctgtctaCCCCGTGTCAACATCACACG acggaGTTTGTTCCTGCTGAAGTTGGGGTCGTTTCAGTTCGCCCTGATGAAGGTTGTCTTCACCATTCTGTCAGTCATCCTCTGGACCAATGGCAACTTCGACGTTACCGAT ACCGCGGTAACAGGAGCGTCCATCTGGATATCCCTGGGAGTGGGGGTCCTGACCATCATAGCACTGTGGCCTGTAGCCATCATGTTCATGCATCTCAGGACCACGCTGCGCAGCCTCAAGATCATTCCCAAATACGCCATGTACCAG CTGGTGCTAGTGCTGAGTCAGCTCCAGTCTGCCATCATCAACATCCTGGCTATGATGGGAACTATCGCCTGCACCCCACCAtactcctctcaggccaggggatACT tgaTGAGTCAACAGTTGTTAATCCTGGAGATGTTCATCATCACCTTGGTAACCCGCCTGTTGTATCGTCGCCAGTACGAGCCACTCCCTGACGACGAGCATGATGACGACCACACTAAGATTGGTCTATCAGCCGAGAGAACTCTGGCATAG